In the genome of Sebastes umbrosus isolate fSebUmb1 chromosome 14, fSebUmb1.pri, whole genome shotgun sequence, one region contains:
- the pdap1b gene encoding pdgfa associated protein 1b isoform X1: MTRRRRSHRHQDQKTATTKTQMYHHTVSVIRLLCYQTHIHKRRRAGVEGLIEIENPNRAAQKSKKVTQIELDEPKQLSRREREEIEKQKAKERYMKMHLAGKTDQAKADLARLAIIKKQREDAAKKKEAEKKSKRCSGNSGERNKLPLNEMMPGRFYMFTDWHNIYLTIFKRRAMMSTLHCI; this comes from the exons ATGACACGGCGGAGGAGAAGCCACCGGCATCAGGATCAGAAGACAGCGACGACGAAAACTCAGATGTACCACCACACTGTTTCTGTCATTCGCTTGCTCTGTtaccaaacacacattcataaa aggaggagagcggGTGTGGAGGGCTTGATAGAGATTGAGAACCCCAACAGAGCGGCTCAGAAGTCCAAGAAGGTGACGCAGATTGAGCTGGACGAGCCCAAGCAGTTATCAaggagagagag AGAGGAGATCGAGAAGCAGAAAGCGAAGGAGCGCTACATGAAGATGCACTTGGCAGGGAAGACAGACCAGGCCAAAGCCGACCTCGCTCGCCTCGCCATTATcaagaaacagagagaagatgcggcaaaaaagaaagaagcagAGAAAAAA AGCAAAAGATGCAGCGGCAACAGCGGCGAGAGGAATAAACTCCCTCTCAATGAAATGATGCCGGGGCGTTTTTACATGTTCACGGACTGGCACAATATATATCTGACTATTTTTAAAAGAAGAGCTATGATGTCTACATTACATTGCATATGA
- the shmt1 gene encoding serine hydroxymethyltransferase, cytosolic — MSLTNGHNVNKETWDSHNKMMLEPLSVNDSEVFSIIKKEKHRQTYGLELIASENFASRAVLEALGSCMNNKYSEGYPGQRYYGGTEHVDELERLCQKRALVTYGLDSDKWGVNVQPYSGSPANFAIYTAVVEPHGRIMGLDLPDGGHLTHGFMTEKKKISATSIFFESMPYKVNQETGYIDYDRLQENARLFHPRLIIAGTSCYSRNLEYGRLKQIANENGAYLMGDMAHISGLVAAGVVPSPFDYCDIVSTTTHKTLRGCRAGLIFYRKGVRSVDAKGKETLYNLESLINQAVFPGLQGGPHNHAIAGVAVALKQAMTPEFKAYQLQVLANCKALSSALIDHGYKIVTGGSDNHLILLDLRNKGSDGGRAEKVLEACAIACNKNTCPGDKSALRPSGLRLGSPALTSRGMMEEDFKKVAEFIHRGIALTLELQRSLDPKATLKEFLQALAQGEKFQQRVSEIRGEVEGFAGQFPMPGLPEL; from the exons ATGTCTTTAACAAATGGCCACAATGTGAACAAGGAAACATGGGATTCACACAACAAGATGATGCTGGAGCCTCTGTCCGTCAACGACTCGGAG gtGTTCTCcattataaaaaaagagaaacacaggCAGACGTACGGTCTGGAGCTGATAGCGTCGGAGAACTTTGCCAGCAGAGCCGTTCTAGAGGCTCTGGGTTCCTGCATGAACAACAAATACTCAGAGGGATATCCCGGTCAGAG GTACTATGGTGGTACGGAGCATGTTGATGAGCTGGAGAGACTCTGTCAGAAGAGAGCACTAGTGACCTATGGTCTGGACTCAGACAAATGGGGCGTCAACGTGCAGCCATACTCAG GTTCCCCTGCTAACTTTGCAATCTACACGGCCGTTGTGGAGCCCCATGGCAGGATCATGGGGCTGGACCTTCCTGATGGAGGTCACCTGACACACGGCTTCATGACTGAGAAGAAGAAAATTTCAGCAACGTCCATCTTCTTTGAGTCCATGCCGTATAAG gtgaatcaagaAACTGGCTACATTGACTATGACAGACTGCAAGAAAACGCTCGGCTGTTCCACCCCAGACTCATCATTGCAG GAACGAGCTGCTATTCCCGCAACCTAGAGTACGGCCGCCTGAAGCAGATCGCTAATGAGAATGGTGCATATTTGATGGGAGACATGGCTCACATCAGTGGATTGGTGGCTGCCGGAGTGGTGCCCTCACCCTTTGACTACTGTGACATTGTTTCCACGACAACACACAAGACGCTGCGTGGCTGCCGCGCTGGACTCATCTTCTACAGGAAAG GCGTGCGGAGTGTCGATGCCAAGGGGAAGGAGACTCTGTACAACTTGGAGTCTTTGATCAATCAGGCTGTGTTTCCAGGGCTGCAGGGAGGACCACACAACCACGCTATTGCAG GTGTTGCTGTAGCTCTCAAACAAGCCATGACGCCGGAGTTCAAGGCCTACCAGCTACAGGTTCTTGCTAACTGCAAAGCTCTATCCAGTGCCCTTATTGACCACGGCTACAAGATTGTCACTG GCGGTTCCGACAACCATCTGATTCTGCTGGACTTGCGCAACAAAGGAAGTGATGGAGGACGAGCTGAGAAAGTTTTGGAAGCCTGTGCTATTGCTTGTAATAAGAACACCTGTccag gGGATAAGAGTGCTCTGCGCCCGAGTGGTCTGAGGCTCGGCTCTCCAGCTCTGACCTCCAGAGGCATGATGGAGGAGGACTTCAAGAAGGTTGCCGAGTTCATTCACAGAG GTATTGCGCTGACCTTGGAGCTGCAGAGAAGCCTGGATCCCAAAGCCACTCTGAAGGAGTTCCTTCAGGCGCTGGCCCAGGGGGAGAAGTTCCAGCAGCGGGTATCAGAAATCAGGGGAGAGGTGGAGGGTTTCGCTGGTCAGTTCCCCATGCCTGGCCTACCTGAGCTGTAA
- the bud31 gene encoding protein BUD31 homolog translates to MPKVKRSRKPPPDGWELIEPTLDELDQKMREAETEPHEGKRKVESLWPIFRLHHQRSRYIYDLFYKRKAISRELYEYCIKEGYADKNLIAKWKKQGYENLCCLRCIQTRDTNFGTNCICRVPKSKLEVGRIIECTHCGCRGCSG, encoded by the exons ATGCCGAAAGTAAAGAGGAGTCGGAAGCCTCCTCCAGACGGCTGGGAGCTCATTGAGCCCACTCTGGACGAGCTGGATCAGAAGATGAGAGAAG CTGAAACAGAGCCTCACGAGGGAAAGCGGAAGGTGGAGTCCCTTTGGCCAATTTTCAGGCTGCATCATCAGCGGAGTCGATACATCTACGACCTCTTCTACAAAAGGAAAGCCATCAGCAGAG AGCTGTATGAGTATTGTATAAAAGAAGGCTATGCAGACAAGAACCTGATTGCCAAGTGGAAGAAGCAGGGCTACGAGAACCTGTGCTGCCTGCGTTGCATCCAAACCCGAGACACCAACTTTGGAACCAACTGCATCTGCAGAGTCCCCAAGAGCAAGCTGGAAGTC gGAAGGATCATTGAATGCACCCACTGTGGATGCAGAGGATGTTCTGGCTAA
- the pdap1b gene encoding pdgfa associated protein 1b isoform X2, whose translation MPKGGRKGGHKGRVRQYTSPDEIDAQMKAEKERKKQEQEAEAAGGAAQNDTAEEKPPASGSEDSDDENSDRRRAGVEGLIEIENPNRAAQKSKKVTQIELDEPKQLSRREREEIEKQKAKERYMKMHLAGKTDQAKADLARLAIIKKQREDAAKKKEAEKKAKDAAATAARGINSLSMK comes from the exons ATGCCCAAAGGAG GTAGGAAAGGTGGCCACAAGGGTCGGGTGCGGCAGTACACCAGCCCTGATGAGATAGACGCCCAGATGAAGgcagagaaggaaaggaaaaag CAAGAGCAGGAAGCAGAAGCGGCAGGGGGCGCAGCTCAGAATGACACGGCGGAGGAGAAGCCACCGGCATCAGGATCAGAAGACAGCGACGACGAAAACTCAGAT aggaggagagcggGTGTGGAGGGCTTGATAGAGATTGAGAACCCCAACAGAGCGGCTCAGAAGTCCAAGAAGGTGACGCAGATTGAGCTGGACGAGCCCAAGCAGTTATCAaggagagagag AGAGGAGATCGAGAAGCAGAAAGCGAAGGAGCGCTACATGAAGATGCACTTGGCAGGGAAGACAGACCAGGCCAAAGCCGACCTCGCTCGCCTCGCCATTATcaagaaacagagagaagatgcggcaaaaaagaaagaagcagAGAAAAAAG CAAAAGATGCAGCGGCAACAGCGGCGAGAGGAATAAACTCCCTCTCAATGAAATGA